The following proteins are co-located in the Verrucomicrobiota bacterium genome:
- a CDS encoding Gfo/Idh/MocA family oxidoreductase, with translation MEKVRLGIIGVGAMGEVHAQNILNGKVPRCELAAICDRHPERLQRFASIPGFVSVDELLASSATDAVLIATPHYSHTAIGIQALNSGKHVLVEKPISVHKADAERLLAAHTRSDQVFGAMFNQRTDPFFLKLRQLVQSGELGPVRRVHWTITDWFRTEAYYQSSAWRATWAGEGGGVLLNQCPHNLDLYQWIFGMPSSVRAFCHFGRYHDIEVEDDVTAYLEYPDRMTAVINASTGEAPGTNRLEVAAERGKVVIENDQFLFTRNEVPMSEFSRTDPGRFSAPATWDVRIPVRGHGPQHDGVLANFVAAILDGASLIAPAREGILSLELANAFLLSTLENRSVQLPLDGTLFEQHLQRLIASSSQQKPKVVRPAVDDMASSFR, from the coding sequence ATGGAGAAGGTCAGACTCGGGATCATCGGGGTCGGCGCGATGGGCGAGGTGCATGCGCAAAACATTCTCAACGGCAAGGTGCCCCGCTGTGAACTGGCGGCGATCTGTGACCGGCACCCGGAACGGCTGCAGCGGTTCGCCTCGATTCCCGGCTTTGTCTCGGTCGATGAGCTGCTGGCTTCTTCCGCCACGGATGCAGTCCTGATCGCGACCCCGCACTACTCTCATACCGCGATCGGAATTCAGGCACTCAACTCCGGGAAGCACGTGCTCGTTGAAAAGCCGATCTCTGTCCACAAAGCCGATGCGGAACGTCTGCTCGCGGCACACACGCGGTCCGACCAGGTGTTCGGGGCCATGTTCAACCAGCGCACGGATCCCTTTTTCCTCAAACTGCGCCAACTGGTGCAGTCGGGTGAACTCGGGCCGGTCCGGCGCGTGCACTGGACCATTACCGACTGGTTCCGAACCGAAGCCTACTATCAATCCAGTGCGTGGCGGGCCACCTGGGCGGGAGAGGGCGGCGGCGTCCTGCTGAACCAATGCCCTCACAACCTTGATCTGTACCAGTGGATCTTCGGAATGCCCTCCAGCGTGCGCGCCTTCTGCCATTTCGGCCGGTATCATGACATCGAGGTTGAGGACGACGTCACGGCCTACCTCGAGTACCCGGACCGGATGACGGCGGTGATCAACGCTTCGACCGGTGAGGCGCCCGGCACCAACCGTCTTGAAGTGGCCGCCGAACGGGGTAAGGTCGTGATTGAAAACGACCAGTTTCTGTTTACCCGGAACGAAGTGCCCATGAGCGAATTTTCGCGAACCGATCCGGGTCGATTCTCAGCGCCCGCAACCTGGGACGTCCGGATTCCCGTCCGAGGCCATGGCCCGCAGCACGATGGCGTTCTCGCCAATTTTGTGGCCGCCATTCTGGACGGGGCATCCCTGATCGCGCCGGCCCGGGAGGGCATCTTATCGCTGGAACTCGCCAATGCGTTTCTGCTCTCAACCTTGGAAAACCGCTCGGTGCAGCTTCCTCTGGACGGGACCCTCTTTGAACAACACCTGCAAAGGCTGATCGCGTCATCCAGCCAACAAAAGCCCAAGGTCGTCCGGCCGGCGGTGGATGATATGGCCAGTTCGTTCCGCTAA
- a CDS encoding Gfo/Idh/MocA family oxidoreductase, with translation MSLSQTGFDYAPKGKPQPVCRPGEFTFAAAALDHGHIYGQCNGLIEAGGELRWVYDPDPLKIEAFRKTFPQAQVAQSLQQILDDAEIRLVASAAVPSGRGPLGVQVMRAGKHYFTDKPPFTEPAQLEEARRVVAETAKKYMVYYSERLHVECAVFAGDLIGQGAIGRVLQVLGLGPHRLSAGNRPPWFFERAKYGGILCDIGSHQIEQFLFYTGAFDAVITSARIANYGHKEYPELEDFGDASLIADNGATSYFRVDWFTPDGLRTWGDGRTMILGTDGYIELRKYIDVARDSGGDQLFLVNQQGEQHFALGGKVGFPFFGRLILDCMHGTETAMTQQHAFKAAELCLKAQTAARRIE, from the coding sequence ATGAGCCTCAGCCAAACCGGTTTCGATTACGCTCCCAAAGGCAAACCTCAACCCGTGTGCCGGCCGGGCGAATTCACGTTTGCGGCCGCCGCCCTTGATCACGGCCACATCTACGGACAATGCAACGGGTTGATTGAAGCCGGCGGCGAACTTCGCTGGGTGTATGACCCTGATCCGCTCAAGATCGAAGCCTTCCGGAAAACGTTTCCGCAGGCTCAGGTTGCCCAGTCGCTGCAGCAAATCCTGGATGACGCGGAAATCCGGCTGGTCGCATCAGCCGCCGTGCCGTCCGGCCGCGGACCGCTTGGGGTTCAGGTCATGCGCGCGGGAAAACATTACTTTACCGACAAACCCCCTTTTACGGAACCGGCTCAGCTCGAGGAAGCCAGGCGCGTCGTCGCGGAGACCGCTAAAAAATACATGGTTTACTACAGCGAACGTCTGCACGTCGAATGCGCGGTGTTCGCCGGTGACCTGATCGGGCAAGGCGCAATCGGCCGCGTCCTGCAGGTGCTTGGCTTGGGTCCGCATCGTCTCAGCGCCGGGAACCGTCCCCCGTGGTTCTTTGAGCGGGCGAAATACGGCGGCATCCTGTGTGATATCGGCAGCCACCAGATCGAGCAGTTCCTCTTCTACACGGGAGCCTTCGACGCCGTCATCACTTCGGCCCGCATCGCAAACTATGGCCACAAAGAATACCCGGAGCTCGAAGACTTCGGGGATGCTTCATTGATCGCCGACAACGGCGCAACGTCGTATTTCCGGGTGGATTGGTTCACCCCGGACGGCCTTCGCACCTGGGGTGACGGCCGCACGATGATTCTCGGCACGGACGGCTACATCGAACTGCGGAAATACATCGACGTTGCCCGCGACTCCGGGGGCGACCAGCTGTTTCTGGTGAACCAACAGGGCGAACAACACTTTGCTCTGGGCGGAAAGGTCGGGTTTCCCTTTTTCGGCCGGTTGATTCTCGACTGCATGCATGGAACCGAAACGGCCATGACCCAACAGCACGCATTCAAGGCGGCCGAGCTCTGCCTTAAGGCCCAAACCGCAGCCCGGCGCATCGAGTAA
- a CDS encoding L-idonate 5-dehydrogenase, with product MRACVIHRAKDLRIEDLPDPAKLQPDEVLVGLGAGGICGSDLHYYHDGGAGDFRLREPLVLGHEVAGEIMATGSGVTALEAGQRVAVNPTRPCFSCRECRAGRAHLCQNVRFYGSAARFPHVQGAFVERFVASERQCHPIPDHLSYPAAACAEPLAVALHAVTRGGPLLGSRVLVTGSGPIGVLVAAACRLAGATEVVVTDLFGEALAVALAMGATETINVSEAGSGDSRLSQLADEFHAVFEASGSPAALQLGIQAARPQAKVVQVGMLPPGNVAAPLNRVLAKELAVVGTFRFYEEFGWAVTALAGGRIDVTPLLSAQFPLGRAPEAFALASDRRRAMKVSLVPDP from the coding sequence ATGCGAGCGTGCGTAATCCATCGTGCAAAGGACCTCCGCATCGAAGACCTCCCTGATCCGGCAAAGCTTCAACCGGACGAAGTTTTGGTCGGGCTCGGCGCAGGCGGGATCTGCGGATCAGACCTGCATTACTACCACGACGGGGGTGCCGGCGATTTTCGACTGCGCGAACCGCTGGTGTTGGGCCATGAGGTGGCCGGTGAGATCATGGCAACCGGCAGCGGCGTTACGGCGCTTGAGGCGGGACAACGCGTGGCGGTAAACCCGACGCGCCCCTGTTTTTCCTGCAGGGAATGCCGTGCCGGACGCGCCCACCTTTGTCAAAACGTCCGTTTTTACGGCAGCGCCGCGCGTTTTCCCCATGTGCAAGGGGCTTTTGTGGAGCGTTTTGTTGCGTCCGAACGGCAGTGCCATCCCATCCCGGACCACCTCTCTTATCCGGCGGCGGCGTGCGCCGAACCGCTCGCGGTGGCATTGCATGCCGTCACCCGTGGGGGCCCACTGCTCGGCAGCCGCGTGCTGGTCACCGGTTCCGGGCCGATCGGGGTACTGGTGGCCGCGGCCTGCCGGCTTGCCGGGGCGACGGAAGTGGTCGTAACCGATTTGTTTGGCGAGGCGCTCGCAGTCGCCCTGGCCATGGGCGCCACCGAAACCATCAACGTGAGCGAGGCCGGCTCCGGCGATAGCCGGCTTTCGCAGCTCGCAGACGAATTTCATGCCGTGTTCGAAGCATCGGGCAGCCCGGCCGCCCTTCAACTCGGGATCCAGGCGGCGCGCCCGCAGGCGAAGGTGGTGCAAGTCGGGATGCTGCCGCCGGGCAATGTCGCCGCACCACTCAACCGCGTCCTGGCTAAAGAACTCGCGGTGGTGGGCACGTTTCGTTTCTATGAAGAGTTTGGCTGGGCGGTGACGGCGCTGGCCGGCGGGCGTATCGACGTCACTCCCTTGTTAAGCGCGCAATTTCCGCTCGGGCGCGCGCCCGAGGCATTCGCCTTGGCGAGCGACCGGCGCCGGGCGATGAAAGTGTCGCTGGTGCCGGACCCTTAA
- a CDS encoding aldo/keto reductase, with amino-acid sequence MEYRQLGKSGLRVSVLTLGTMTFGGRGVFNKIGTTDVEGARRQVDLCLEAGVNLFDTADMYSAGVSEEILGQALEGRRDDVLIATKARMVVGNGPNDGGVSRYHLIRSCERSLRRLRTDHVDLYQLHEWDGATPLEESLEALDTLVRSGKVRYIGASNYSGWHLMKALAVSDRHNYARFVSQQIYYSLQAREAEYELVPITIDQGLGILIWSPLAGGLLSGKYRRGQQGPEGSRHFGGWAEPPIHNEEKLYDTIDVLVEVSKAHEVSAAQVALAYLLGRPGVTSLVIGARTEAQLADNLAAANLKLTPEERQRLDQVSAPVLIYPYWHQVANAKERLSPADLTLLAPHI; translated from the coding sequence ATGGAATATCGTCAACTCGGAAAATCCGGTTTGCGGGTCTCGGTGCTTACCTTGGGCACAATGACCTTCGGCGGCCGCGGCGTCTTTAATAAGATAGGCACCACAGACGTCGAGGGTGCGCGGCGTCAGGTGGATCTTTGCCTGGAAGCCGGTGTGAATCTGTTCGACACGGCGGATATGTACTCGGCGGGTGTTTCAGAGGAAATTCTCGGCCAGGCCCTGGAAGGCCGCCGGGATGACGTGCTGATCGCAACCAAAGCCAGGATGGTTGTCGGAAACGGGCCGAACGACGGTGGCGTTTCGCGGTATCACCTGATCCGGTCATGCGAACGAAGCCTGCGCCGGCTCCGGACTGATCACGTCGACCTGTACCAGTTACACGAGTGGGACGGCGCGACGCCCCTCGAAGAATCCCTGGAGGCGCTCGACACGCTGGTGCGTTCCGGCAAGGTTCGTTACATCGGCGCCTCGAATTACTCGGGCTGGCATTTGATGAAGGCGCTGGCCGTTTCCGACCGTCACAATTATGCCCGGTTCGTCAGCCAACAAATTTACTATTCGTTACAGGCGCGCGAAGCGGAATACGAGTTGGTTCCGATCACCATCGATCAAGGCCTCGGGATCCTGATCTGGAGCCCGTTGGCCGGCGGGCTTCTGTCCGGAAAATATCGCCGCGGCCAGCAAGGACCGGAAGGTTCGCGCCACTTCGGGGGTTGGGCCGAACCTCCCATTCATAACGAAGAAAAGCTTTACGATACCATTGATGTCCTGGTCGAAGTTAGTAAGGCTCACGAGGTGTCCGCCGCGCAGGTTGCCTTGGCTTACCTGCTTGGCCGGCCCGGTGTGACTTCCCTGGTCATCGGCGCCCGCACGGAGGCGCAGCTCGCTGACAACCTTGCCGCGGCTAACCTGAAACTCACGCCCGAAGAGCGTCAGCGCCTCGACCAGGTCAGCGCGCCGGTATTGATTTATCCCTACTGGCACCAGGTGGCAAATGCAAAGGAACGGCTGAGCCCGGCCGACCTGACGCTGCTTGCGCCGCACATCTGA
- a CDS encoding ABC transporter permease, whose amino-acid sequence MPATSVPHSRSQAWAADRFRRVAPVLVLVALVVSVGVLRPSFFNPESLLVTVADTATLFILAAGTTFVVILGSIDLSIQAICSLASVIVALLLPRYGYLACLAALAAGLLAGITSGILHVWLRIPSFIVTLATSGLVIAAALLLSQERSIVIDEHGRLLLSGITGRSVGVPNVIWIAAAVAAVGAWTQRYTPFGRYSIAIGAGEAATWASGVRVNLHKVIAFACSGALAALAGILLAARQSSGSPTLANELLLPAIAAVIVGGTAITGGAGSIGRTVVGALIITIVRVGMTFIGINIFAQQIVFGLVLIVAVALTIDRTKIVIVK is encoded by the coding sequence ATGCCTGCAACCTCCGTGCCCCACTCGCGCTCGCAGGCCTGGGCCGCTGACCGGTTCCGAAGGGTCGCGCCCGTCCTGGTGCTGGTTGCCCTCGTGGTTTCGGTCGGGGTGCTGCGGCCCAGCTTTTTCAACCCGGAAAGCCTGCTGGTGACCGTCGCCGACACGGCCACCCTTTTTATCCTGGCGGCCGGCACGACTTTTGTCGTGATCCTGGGGAGCATCGACCTTTCCATCCAGGCGATCTGCTCGCTTGCCAGCGTCATCGTTGCGTTGCTGCTGCCGCGTTACGGCTACCTCGCTTGTCTCGCCGCGTTGGCGGCCGGCCTGCTGGCCGGGATTACCAGCGGCATCCTCCACGTCTGGCTGCGCATCCCTTCATTCATCGTCACGCTCGCCACGAGCGGCCTCGTGATCGCGGCCGCCCTCCTGCTCTCGCAGGAACGATCGATCGTCATCGATGAACACGGGCGCCTCCTGCTCAGCGGGATTACCGGCCGCAGCGTCGGCGTGCCCAACGTGATCTGGATCGCCGCCGCGGTCGCCGCGGTAGGAGCCTGGACGCAAAGGTACACGCCGTTCGGGCGCTACAGCATCGCGATCGGCGCCGGTGAAGCCGCGACCTGGGCCTCCGGGGTGCGGGTGAACCTGCATAAGGTGATCGCCTTCGCATGCTCAGGCGCGCTGGCCGCTCTGGCCGGCATCCTGCTCGCCGCCCGCCAGTCCAGCGGTTCGCCGACCCTGGCCAACGAACTGCTGCTTCCGGCCATCGCGGCGGTCATCGTCGGCGGCACGGCGATTACGGGCGGAGCCGGCAGCATCGGTCGCACGGTCGTCGGAGCCCTGATCATCACCATCGTCCGGGTGGGAATGACGTTTATCGGAATCAACATCTTCGCCCAACAGATCGTCTTCGGCCTCGTGCTGATCGTCGCGGTGGCCCTGACGATCGACCGGACCAAGATCGTGATCGTGAAGTGA
- a CDS encoding sugar ABC transporter ATP-binding protein, with protein sequence MLQVQNVSKAFAGVQALDDVSIEVRPGEVVGLVGENGAGKSTLMRILAGVYRADRGTLSLSGTRIVLNSPREANLHGIGIVFQEQSLLPNLSIAENIYLGQETAFTGAGVIRWPALHAAARRQLEKVRVNLDPRTRTARLTFAERQMVELAKALALEERTDRPLVILLDEPTSVLEQREIDILFDRVRGLRNRASFVFVSHRLDEVLSVSDRVYVMKDGRVVAGMPAAQTSVPELHQLMVGRELHAQYYRESRQQAPRERIVLAAEGLSAGHAYRNVTLQVREGEVLGIAGVVGSGREELTRTLFGFLPHTAGTLTVRGKRVRFTSPDQAAALGIGYIPRERRFEGLIMPLPIVPNMTLASLRSVMRAGAIRIKKERALAEEWVRRLRVRTPGVDALCMNLSGGNQQKVVLAKWMNARSQILILDHPTRGLDVGAKEEVYDLVRTLSEQGLAIVLTADTLEETIGLSHSVMVMRDGEITARFDAPRGAKPAQVDLIRHMV encoded by the coding sequence TTGCTCCAGGTTCAGAACGTCAGCAAAGCATTCGCCGGGGTGCAGGCACTCGATGACGTCAGCATCGAAGTGCGGCCCGGCGAGGTGGTCGGCCTGGTCGGTGAGAACGGCGCCGGCAAATCCACCCTGATGCGCATTCTCGCCGGCGTCTACCGGGCCGACCGGGGAACCTTGTCGCTGAGCGGAACCCGGATCGTGCTGAACAGCCCGCGGGAAGCGAACCTGCACGGGATCGGCATCGTTTTTCAGGAACAATCGTTGCTGCCTAACCTCAGCATCGCCGAAAATATTTATCTGGGCCAGGAGACCGCCTTTACGGGGGCCGGCGTCATCCGCTGGCCTGCGTTGCACGCCGCGGCGCGCCGGCAACTCGAGAAAGTCCGGGTAAACCTGGACCCGCGCACCCGGACGGCTCGCCTGACGTTTGCCGAGCGCCAGATGGTGGAGCTGGCCAAAGCGCTCGCGTTGGAGGAACGGACTGACCGGCCGCTGGTCATCCTGCTGGATGAACCCACCTCCGTGCTTGAACAACGGGAGATTGACATCTTGTTCGACCGGGTGCGAGGGCTGCGAAACCGGGCCAGCTTTGTTTTCGTCTCCCACCGGCTCGATGAAGTGCTGAGTGTGTCGGACCGCGTTTACGTGATGAAGGACGGCCGGGTGGTGGCCGGGATGCCCGCGGCGCAGACCAGCGTCCCGGAACTCCACCAGCTCATGGTCGGCCGCGAACTGCATGCGCAATACTACCGCGAGTCGCGCCAGCAGGCCCCGCGTGAACGCATCGTGCTGGCGGCCGAAGGGCTTTCGGCCGGGCACGCGTACCGCAACGTCACGCTGCAGGTGCGGGAAGGGGAGGTGCTGGGCATCGCCGGGGTGGTCGGGTCCGGACGCGAGGAACTGACCCGCACCCTGTTCGGGTTCCTGCCCCACACGGCCGGCACGCTCACGGTACGAGGCAAACGCGTCCGGTTCACCTCGCCGGATCAGGCAGCTGCCCTGGGCATCGGGTACATCCCCCGGGAGCGACGGTTTGAAGGCCTGATCATGCCGCTGCCCATTGTGCCGAACATGACGCTGGCCAGCCTGCGAAGCGTGATGCGGGCCGGCGCCATCCGGATCAAAAAGGAACGTGCTCTCGCAGAGGAGTGGGTCCGGCGATTACGCGTCCGCACCCCCGGCGTGGACGCGCTCTGCATGAACCTGAGCGGGGGCAACCAGCAGAAGGTGGTCCTGGCAAAGTGGATGAATGCCCGTTCACAGATCCTGATCCTCGATCACCCGACCCGGGGGCTCGACGTGGGGGCGAAAGAAGAGGTTTATGACCTGGTCCGGACGCTGTCCGAGCAGGGGCTCGCGATCGTGCTGACTGCCGACACGTTGGAAGAAACGATCGGGCTTTCACATTCCGTCATGGTCATGCGTGACGGCGAGATCACGGCGCGCTTCGACGCGCCGCGGGGGGCAAAACCGGCGCAAGTGGACCTGATCCGCCACATGGTGTAA
- a CDS encoding ABC transporter permease produces the protein MASSNPTGFLERLKPFAPFFALVILSVLIGLRNPRFFEVNNFIRVANAASIPLVLALGATSVILLGSVDLSVEGVVALGAVVVAILVRNDHNHNAFGWWGPLAAVAVGALIGFLNGLVHVGLRIPSFMVTLGSWFIGVGLATLVLGGTSVRVLDPAIRSLALMRIWNCPLAVWVALCTLIVAWLIERFTTLGRHTFAVGGGEDLALLSGIAVRRTKLAVFTLAGAFYGVGGILAAAQLGQGNATIGDGRLFSTITAVVVGGTALTGGAGGALNTLVGVLIIAVIGNGMILLGISPDVQQAVQGLIIIVAVACSTDRQRLKFAK, from the coding sequence ATGGCGTCGAGCAACCCTACCGGCTTTCTGGAACGCCTGAAGCCGTTTGCGCCCTTTTTTGCGCTGGTGATCCTTTCGGTGCTGATCGGCCTGCGCAATCCACGGTTCTTCGAGGTTAATAACTTCATCCGCGTCGCAAACGCGGCCTCGATTCCGCTGGTGCTCGCCCTGGGGGCGACTTCCGTTATCCTGCTTGGCAGCGTTGACCTCTCGGTGGAAGGTGTGGTCGCCTTGGGGGCGGTGGTGGTGGCCATCCTGGTCCGCAACGATCATAACCACAACGCCTTCGGGTGGTGGGGCCCGCTCGCGGCGGTGGCGGTGGGTGCACTCATCGGTTTTTTAAACGGGCTCGTGCACGTGGGGCTGCGGATTCCGTCCTTCATGGTGACGCTCGGCAGTTGGTTTATCGGGGTTGGCCTGGCCACGCTGGTCCTGGGCGGCACGAGCGTCCGGGTGTTGGACCCGGCGATTCGCAGCCTTGCATTGATGCGCATCTGGAACTGTCCGCTGGCGGTCTGGGTCGCTTTATGCACGCTGATCGTGGCGTGGTTGATCGAGCGGTTCACGACCTTGGGCCGGCACACTTTTGCCGTCGGCGGCGGTGAAGATCTCGCGCTGCTCTCCGGCATCGCGGTTCGGCGGACGAAACTGGCCGTCTTTACCCTGGCGGGTGCATTTTACGGGGTGGGCGGCATACTGGCCGCCGCGCAGCTCGGACAAGGCAACGCCACGATCGGTGACGGCCGCCTGTTTTCCACCATCACGGCGGTCGTGGTGGGCGGCACGGCTCTGACCGGAGGCGCCGGGGGCGCCCTTAACACGCTCGTGGGCGTGCTGATCATCGCCGTGATCGGCAACGGCATGATTCTGCTGGGCATTTCACCCGACGTGCAGCAAGCCGTCCAGGGCTTGATCATCATCGTCGCGGTCGCTTGCTCGACTGATCGTCAGCGGTTGAAATTCGCGAAATAG
- a CDS encoding sugar ABC transporter substrate-binding protein gives MSAHPPKSPGLSIPRRTFIRRAAAFTGAAAAFGVLPRGVFAADNTVKPVLVNSIRSLANPYHATWNQGGQDFAKAVGCDYATLVTEGNSEKGIADIRAILAKTGGNMVLNVDPNDSPDARPIVEACVKAGAFLVTQWNKPADLRPQDFNPDYVAHIHFDGVKYGQATAEALFNAMGGSGGIVGLGGILSNTPAIERKEGLGNALAAHPQVKLLDFQVANWKAADAFNITSSWLTRFGSDIKGIWAANDDMASGVLEALRAEGLAGKIPVTGIDGIKLAIDSIRSGDMVATVSWDPYWQGGMGLSLAYAARSGKIDPAKEPDNHRDYKAKGILVTKDNVEDYYKNFVENTPKIDWNDYWGNLAT, from the coding sequence ATGAGTGCCCATCCCCCCAAGTCCCCAGGTCTGTCTATCCCACGTAGAACCTTTATCCGTCGCGCTGCCGCTTTCACGGGAGCCGCGGCGGCGTTCGGCGTCCTGCCGCGCGGCGTTTTTGCCGCCGACAACACCGTCAAACCGGTGCTGGTAAACTCGATCCGTTCGCTGGCCAACCCTTACCACGCAACCTGGAACCAGGGCGGCCAGGACTTTGCGAAGGCCGTCGGGTGCGACTACGCAACCCTGGTTACCGAAGGCAACAGCGAGAAAGGCATTGCTGACATCCGGGCCATTCTCGCCAAAACCGGCGGGAATATGGTGTTGAACGTCGACCCGAACGATTCTCCCGACGCCCGCCCGATCGTGGAGGCGTGCGTCAAGGCGGGCGCGTTCCTGGTTACGCAGTGGAACAAGCCGGCTGATTTGCGGCCGCAGGATTTCAACCCGGACTACGTTGCGCACATTCATTTTGACGGGGTGAAATATGGCCAGGCAACCGCCGAAGCGCTCTTCAACGCAATGGGCGGTTCCGGCGGCATCGTGGGTCTCGGCGGGATTCTTTCCAACACGCCGGCCATCGAGCGTAAAGAGGGTTTGGGAAATGCCCTCGCGGCGCACCCTCAAGTCAAGCTGCTCGATTTCCAGGTCGCCAACTGGAAGGCAGCGGACGCCTTTAACATCACCAGCAGTTGGCTGACCCGCTTCGGCAGCGACATCAAAGGCATCTGGGCGGCAAACGACGACATGGCGAGCGGCGTCTTGGAAGCCCTCCGGGCCGAAGGACTGGCCGGCAAGATTCCGGTTACCGGTATCGACGGCATCAAGCTCGCCATCGACAGCATCCGCAGCGGCGACATGGTGGCCACCGTTTCCTGGGATCCGTACTGGCAGGGAGGCATGGGCCTTTCCCTCGCGTACGCGGCGCGCTCCGGCAAGATCGACCCTGCGAAGGAGCCGGATAACCACCGTGACTACAAAGCCAAAGGCATCCTGGTGACGAAGGATAACGTCGAAGACTATTACAAGAATTTCGTCGAGAACACGCCCAAGATCGATTGGAACGATTACTGGGGTAATCTGGCGACGTAA
- a CDS encoding MgtC/SapB family protein codes for MNGAKLTFAVFLLRLASALICGLAIGAERQWRVRTAGLRTHSLVAVGAALFVMFAPLASEPDQYAHLAGQVISGVGFLGAGVLMRTGLTIHGLNTAGTIWCSAAVGVLAGTGAHAAACAGTVAVLMINTLLRPLSDWLTRHGHAPVSEHETEYLLQVVCRNRQESAVRTLVIQLITASPPLVMHQIESVVEQGDRTTVIKARLSTAERADAQVEQVASRLSLERDVTGVSWQAASKAE; via the coding sequence ATGAACGGCGCGAAATTAACCTTTGCCGTGTTTCTGTTGCGCTTGGCGTCCGCCCTGATCTGCGGCCTGGCCATCGGCGCAGAGAGACAATGGCGCGTGCGCACGGCTGGTCTGCGCACCCACAGCCTGGTGGCAGTCGGGGCGGCGCTGTTTGTCATGTTCGCGCCATTAGCGTCCGAGCCGGACCAGTACGCCCATCTGGCCGGGCAGGTCATTTCCGGAGTCGGCTTTCTGGGGGCCGGCGTGTTGATGCGGACCGGTCTGACCATCCACGGGCTGAACACTGCCGGCACCATCTGGTGCAGCGCGGCCGTCGGCGTTCTGGCCGGAACCGGCGCACACGCGGCCGCCTGCGCGGGGACCGTCGCTGTATTGATGATCAACACCTTGCTGAGGCCGCTGAGCGACTGGCTCACCAGGCACGGCCACGCACCGGTGTCGGAGCATGAAACCGAATACTTGTTGCAGGTCGTTTGCCGCAACCGTCAGGAAAGCGCCGTGCGCACCCTCGTCATTCAGCTGATTACGGCTTCGCCGCCCCTGGTCATGCATCAGATTGAAAGTGTGGTGGAGCAGGGTGACCGGACTACCGTGATCAAGGCCCGCCTGAGCACGGCGGAGCGCGCGGACGCGCAGGTCGAACAAGTGGCGAGCCGGCTCAGCCTGGAACGGGATGTAACCGGGGTTTCGTGGCAGGCCGCTTCGAAAGCCGAATGA